In Drosophila takahashii strain IR98-3 E-12201 chromosome 4, DtakHiC1v2, whole genome shotgun sequence, one DNA window encodes the following:
- the LOC108059535 gene encoding uncharacterized protein isoform X1 — MFAERCGARCPMALRGTMLRKHLATYTSLLNVEDMQIDRLANFMGHHKDVHKSIYRIPVSVAEIPEVSKMLMAALGNDDPEDESIPVPLTNNDFDDSGSNYSDNKSKSGSDDEFLQSFKNNEKKRSSFEKIQRKRWTAEEINALTIEFGEPAQISKLPSLKKCIEVINRNPHLKDRTPQQVKSWIDNQRKAEGRKTGSSLNKKKY, encoded by the exons atgtttgcggAAAGGTGTGGAGCTAGGTGTCCAATGGCTTTAAGAGGTACTATGCTCAGAAAACATTTAGCTACGTATACCTCTCTGTTAAATGTAGAAGATATGCAAATAGACAGACTTGCAAACTTTATGGGACACCACAAGGATGTACATAAGAGCATATACCGCATACCTGTATCAGTAGCAGAAATTCCAGAGGTGTCAAAAATGCTAATGGCAGCTTTAGGAAACGACGATCCAGAGGATGAATCTATTCCTGTTCCGTTAACAAATA aTGATTTCGATGACTCCGGCTCAAACTATTCGGACAACAAATCTAAAAGTGGATCCGATGACGAGTTTCTccaaagttttaaaaacaacGAAAAAAAGA gatcttcttttgaaaaaattcaaCGAAAACGTTGGACTGCTGAAGAAATTAACGCTTTGACCATCGAGTTTGGCGAACCAgctcaaatttcaaaattaccTTCGTTAAAAAAATGCATCGAGGTAATCAACAGGAACCCCCATCTTAAAGATAGAACACCCCAGCAAGTTAAGTCTTGGATTGACAATCAGAGAAAAGCTGAAGGGCGCAAAACTGGATCTTCTCttaataagaaaaaatattaa